The following coding sequences lie in one Megalodesulfovibrio gigas DSM 1382 = ATCC 19364 genomic window:
- the rapZ gene encoding RNase adapter RapZ, with the protein METACENIASSATFPLVIVCGLSGAGKSTALGVFEDLRFFTVDGIPPSLAPKLAGLFIGETRRQFRGLALGVDVRNVESKESIANAWMAVMEEMKGLGASPQVLFLEARTPVLMRRYAATRRPHPVLQLLCTGEETCGMGLEQAIETEVEALQPLRTLADLVVDTSDHSVHDLRRVIKDKWGALDQNGKALTIHLITFGFKYGPPSEADLMFDLRFLPNPYFVEELRPLTGKDPAIVDYVLATDPGKTFLHRLKEFVLYLMPLYDAEGRYRIAIAIGCTGGRHRSVAVTEALYATLKAAGYPVSIEHRHIALG; encoded by the coding sequence GTGGAAACTGCTTGCGAGAACATAGCGTCGTCCGCCACGTTCCCCCTGGTCATTGTCTGTGGCCTGTCGGGAGCTGGCAAATCCACCGCCCTGGGCGTGTTTGAAGATCTGCGGTTTTTTACCGTGGACGGCATCCCGCCCAGCCTGGCGCCCAAGCTGGCCGGACTCTTCATCGGCGAAACCCGCCGGCAGTTCCGCGGCCTGGCCCTGGGCGTGGATGTGCGCAATGTTGAGAGCAAGGAAAGCATCGCCAATGCCTGGATGGCGGTGATGGAAGAAATGAAGGGCCTGGGGGCCAGCCCCCAGGTCCTCTTTCTGGAAGCCCGCACCCCGGTGCTCATGCGGCGCTACGCCGCCACCCGGCGGCCGCACCCCGTGCTGCAACTGCTCTGCACCGGGGAAGAAACCTGCGGCATGGGCCTGGAACAGGCCATCGAAACAGAAGTCGAAGCCCTGCAGCCCCTGCGTACCCTGGCCGACCTGGTGGTGGACACCTCCGACCATTCCGTGCACGATCTGCGGCGCGTCATCAAGGACAAGTGGGGCGCGCTGGACCAGAACGGCAAGGCCCTGACCATCCACCTCATCACCTTTGGCTTCAAATACGGCCCGCCCTCGGAGGCCGACTTGATGTTCGACCTGCGCTTCCTCCCCAACCCGTATTTTGTGGAGGAATTGCGCCCGTTGACAGGAAAGGACCCCGCCATCGTGGACTATGTGCTCGCCACGGATCCCGGGAAAACCTTCCTCCACCGGCTCAAGGAATTTGTGCTGTACCTGATGCCGCTCTATGACGCGGAAGGCCGGTACCGCATTGCCATTGCCATCGGGTGCACCGGTGGCCGGCATCGTTCCGTGGCGGTCACGGAAGCCCTGTACGCCACGCTCAAGGCTGCCGGCTATCCGGTTTCTATTGAGCACCGGCACATCGCGCTGGGCTAA
- a CDS encoding PTS sugar transporter subunit IIA: protein MKLEEYLDPRLVLPDLHATAKPAVLQELITPVADVLPGFDVKKALQVLLEREYLGTTGIGDGIAIPHGKLAELDKIVLVVGRSKDGVDFEALDLKRCTIFFLVLAPEQVAGMHLRILAHISRLLKDEAFRRDFLSTPDKESLWKLLART, encoded by the coding sequence ATGAAACTGGAGGAATACCTCGACCCGCGGCTGGTGCTGCCCGACCTGCACGCAACCGCCAAGCCGGCTGTGTTGCAGGAGCTCATCACCCCGGTGGCAGATGTGCTGCCCGGATTCGACGTCAAAAAAGCCCTGCAGGTGCTGCTGGAGCGCGAATATCTGGGCACCACCGGCATTGGCGACGGCATTGCCATTCCGCACGGCAAGCTGGCGGAACTGGACAAGATTGTGTTGGTGGTGGGCCGCAGTAAGGATGGCGTGGACTTCGAGGCCCTGGATCTCAAACGCTGCACCATCTTCTTTCTGGTCCTTGCACCGGAGCAGGTGGCCGGCATGCATTTGCGCATTCTGGCTCACATCTCCCGCCTGCTCAAGGATGAAGCCTTCCGGCGCGATTTTCTGAGCACGCCGGATAAGGAGAGTCTGTGGAAACTGCTTGCGAGAACATAG
- the hpf gene encoding ribosome hibernation-promoting factor, HPF/YfiA family, with protein sequence MQITFTFKNFEPSEHLKQYAHRRFEKLTKYLERTDATAELQVALSVEKQRHMAEVKLVGDGLHLSASESSEDMYQTVDLILDKLDAQMRKHREKSKDKRKGGDVSASGRTVRTEVFQFSATPSGGRERSIVDSDHFEPKPMSIDEAAEQLENAQEQFLVFQDSDTSRVNVLYRRRNGDFGLIDPGL encoded by the coding sequence ATGCAAATTACCTTTACGTTCAAGAACTTTGAGCCGTCCGAGCACCTCAAGCAGTATGCGCATCGTCGCTTTGAGAAGCTCACCAAATACCTTGAGCGCACCGACGCCACTGCGGAGCTGCAAGTCGCCCTGAGCGTGGAAAAACAGCGTCACATGGCCGAAGTGAAGCTCGTGGGCGATGGCCTGCACCTCTCCGCCTCCGAGTCCAGCGAAGACATGTACCAGACCGTGGACCTCATCCTGGACAAGCTCGACGCCCAGATGCGCAAGCACCGCGAAAAGAGCAAGGACAAGCGCAAGGGTGGGGACGTTTCTGCCAGCGGCCGCACCGTGCGCACGGAAGTGTTCCAGTTCAGCGCCACGCCCTCCGGCGGTCGCGAGCGCAGCATTGTGGACTCGGACCACTTTGAGCCCAAGCCCATGAGCATCGACGAAGCTGCCGAACAGCTGGAAAATGCCCAGGAACAGTTCCTCGTGTTCCAGGATTCGGATACCAGCCGCGTGAATGTGCTCTACCGGCGCAGAAACGGCGACTTCGGCCTCATTGATCCTGGCCTGTAG
- the rpoN gene encoding RNA polymerase factor sigma-54: MALELRQSLKLSQQLVMTPQLQQAIKLLQLSRIELLETVQQELLENPFLEESAQEATPEQACQDAAPVGQERDAVTERDMLKSADWEDYIGDFASTTRQMNPRETEIPEDGLSFEARLTSSHSLEGHLEWQLRLSCATPRELEIGDAIIGNLGSSGYLQATAEELAAMTSATVDEVEAVLYKVQRLDPVGVAARTPQECLLLQLELYKMDTDPILVGLVREHLEDLEKKRYKPLARKFKISLEELREYLEVIQGLDPMPGASFGSGEPSYVSPDVFVYKLGDEWVVLLNEEGLPRLELSTAYGELPSRSEKERDYLQEKMRSAQWLMKSLYQRQRTLFKVAESVVKYQREFFEHGVTQLKPLILKDIAEDIGMHESTVSRITTSKYMATPHGTFELKFFFNSALELDDGTQVGSESVKALIKRHISAEDVKAPLSDERIAEILKETLHVNIARRTVAKYRMALDIPSSSKRREMF; this comes from the coding sequence ATGGCCCTGGAACTCAGACAATCCCTCAAGCTGAGCCAGCAACTGGTGATGACCCCCCAGTTGCAGCAAGCCATCAAGCTGTTGCAGCTTTCCAGAATAGAGCTGCTGGAGACCGTCCAGCAGGAGCTGTTGGAAAATCCGTTTCTGGAAGAATCAGCCCAGGAAGCCACGCCGGAGCAGGCCTGTCAGGATGCCGCCCCCGTGGGCCAGGAGCGTGACGCCGTCACCGAACGGGACATGCTCAAGAGTGCGGATTGGGAAGATTACATCGGCGACTTCGCCTCCACCACGCGCCAGATGAACCCGCGCGAAACGGAAATTCCCGAGGACGGCCTCTCGTTTGAGGCTCGTCTCACCTCCAGCCACAGCCTGGAAGGGCACCTGGAATGGCAGTTGCGGCTCTCCTGCGCCACGCCGCGGGAGCTGGAGATAGGGGATGCCATTATCGGCAATCTCGGGTCCTCCGGCTATCTTCAGGCCACCGCCGAGGAGCTGGCCGCCATGACCAGCGCCACCGTGGACGAGGTGGAGGCCGTGCTGTACAAGGTGCAGCGCCTGGACCCTGTGGGCGTGGCAGCCCGCACGCCGCAGGAATGCCTGTTGCTGCAGCTGGAATTGTACAAAATGGATACGGACCCCATCCTCGTGGGGCTGGTCCGGGAGCATCTGGAAGATCTGGAAAAAAAGCGCTACAAGCCTCTTGCGCGCAAATTCAAGATTTCCCTGGAAGAATTGCGAGAGTACCTGGAGGTTATCCAGGGGCTGGATCCCATGCCCGGCGCGAGCTTCGGATCGGGCGAGCCCAGCTACGTCAGCCCGGATGTCTTTGTCTACAAGCTCGGCGACGAGTGGGTGGTGCTGCTCAACGAGGAAGGCCTGCCCCGGTTGGAGCTGTCCACAGCCTATGGGGAGCTGCCCTCCAGAAGCGAAAAGGAACGTGATTACCTGCAGGAAAAAATGCGTTCCGCCCAGTGGCTGATGAAAAGTCTCTACCAGCGTCAGCGTACGCTCTTCAAGGTGGCGGAGAGCGTGGTCAAATACCAGCGGGAGTTCTTTGAACACGGTGTTACGCAGCTTAAACCGTTGATTCTCAAGGATATTGCTGAAGATATCGGCATGCATGAATCCACGGTCTCCCGCATTACCACCAGCAAATACATGGCCACCCCCCACGGCACCTTTGAGTTGAAATTTTTCTTCAACAGCGCTCTGGAACTGGACGATGGCACCCAGGTGGGTTCGGAGAGCGTCAAGGCCCTCATCAAGCGGCACATCAGTGCCGAGGATGTCAAGGCGCCCCTTTCCGACGAGCGCATTGCAGAAATCCTCAAAGAGACGTTGCATGTAAACATCGCCCGCCGTACAGTGGCCAAGTACCGTATGGCCCTGGACATCCCTTCCTCGTCCAAGCGACGGGAAATGTTCTGA
- a CDS encoding KdsC family phosphatase — MRPVLHGNPAIRRARALGAARHVRLLVLDVDGVLTDGRLLYEEAGPVGKAFHAQDGLGMKAAQAQGLHIAVISGLDSPVVARRVHELGVEEYYPGHRHKVEALQLALDRYGLDWPQAAYLGDDWVDLAVMQRVGLPMAVADAQPECLRQALWIGRRPGGRGAAREAIRFILQAQGRLDKAVASFIHKER; from the coding sequence ATGAGGCCCGTTCTCCACGGCAATCCCGCCATCCGCCGCGCCCGAGCCCTGGGCGCGGCGAGGCATGTGCGGCTGCTGGTGCTGGATGTGGACGGCGTGCTGACCGACGGCCGGCTGCTGTACGAGGAGGCTGGTCCCGTGGGCAAGGCTTTCCACGCCCAGGACGGCCTGGGCATGAAGGCCGCCCAGGCCCAGGGGCTGCATATCGCCGTCATCAGCGGGCTGGATTCTCCGGTGGTGGCCCGGCGGGTGCACGAGCTGGGGGTGGAGGAATACTATCCCGGCCATCGCCACAAGGTGGAAGCCCTGCAACTGGCCCTGGACCGCTACGGGCTGGACTGGCCGCAGGCGGCCTACCTGGGAGACGACTGGGTAGACCTGGCCGTGATGCAGCGCGTGGGCCTGCCCATGGCTGTGGCCGACGCCCAGCCGGAATGTCTGCGCCAGGCGCTGTGGATTGGCCGGCGACCCGGCGGCCGCGGCGCAGCACGGGAAGCCATCCGGTTTATCCTCCAGGCCCAGGGCCGGCTGGACAAGGCCGTGGCAAGCTTTATTCATAAGGAGCGATAA